Proteins from one Streptomyces sp. NBC_00390 genomic window:
- the hemE gene encoding uroporphyrinogen decarboxylase, with amino-acid sequence MTRGSARSGDTPSPGRQTKTHDSAFLKACRREPVPHTPVWFMRQAGRSLPEYLKVREGTAMLESCMRPELVTEITLQPVRRHKVDAAIYFSDIVVPLKAIGVDLDIKPGVGPVVAEPIRTRADLARLRDLTPEDVHYVTEAIGMLTEELGSTPLIGFAGAPFTLASYLVEGGPSRNHEHTKALMYGDPQLWSDLLDRLAEITSAFLKVQIEAGASAVQLFDSWVGALAPADYRRSVMPASAKVFDTVAAYGVPRIHFGVGTGELLGLMGEAGADVVGVDWRVPLDEAARRVGPGKALQGNLDPAVLFSSAEAIETKTREVLDAAKDLEGHVFNLGHGVLPTTDPDALTRLVEYVHESTTR; translated from the coding sequence CTGACCCGAGGCTCCGCCCGATCCGGGGACACCCCATCCCCGGGCCGGCAGACGAAGACCCACGACTCAGCGTTCCTCAAGGCATGCAGGCGTGAGCCCGTGCCGCACACGCCGGTCTGGTTCATGCGGCAGGCGGGGCGCTCACTGCCCGAGTACCTGAAGGTGCGTGAGGGCACCGCGATGCTCGAGTCGTGCATGCGGCCGGAGCTCGTCACCGAGATCACGCTGCAGCCGGTACGGCGCCACAAGGTCGACGCGGCGATCTACTTCAGCGACATCGTGGTGCCGCTGAAGGCCATCGGCGTCGACCTCGACATCAAGCCGGGCGTCGGCCCGGTCGTCGCGGAGCCCATCCGCACGCGGGCCGACCTGGCACGGCTGCGCGATCTGACGCCGGAGGACGTGCACTACGTCACCGAGGCGATCGGGATGCTCACCGAGGAGCTCGGGTCCACCCCGCTGATCGGGTTCGCGGGTGCGCCGTTCACTCTCGCGAGCTACCTCGTGGAGGGCGGGCCCTCGCGCAACCACGAGCACACCAAGGCGCTGATGTACGGCGACCCGCAGCTGTGGTCCGACCTGCTGGACCGGCTCGCGGAGATCACCTCGGCGTTCCTCAAGGTCCAGATCGAGGCGGGCGCTTCCGCCGTCCAGCTCTTCGACTCCTGGGTCGGCGCGCTCGCCCCCGCGGACTACCGCCGCTCGGTGATGCCCGCCTCGGCGAAGGTCTTCGACACGGTCGCCGCGTACGGCGTCCCGCGCATCCACTTCGGCGTCGGCACCGGCGAACTGCTCGGCCTGATGGGCGAGGCGGGGGCGGACGTGGTCGGCGTCGACTGGCGCGTCCCGCTGGACGAGGCGGCCCGCCGGGTGGGCCCGGGCAAGGCACTTCAGGGCAACCTCGACCCGGCGGTGCTGTTCTCCTCGGCGGAGGCGATCGAGACGAAGACCCGTGAGGTACTGGACGCGGCGAAGGACCTCGAGGGGCATGTGTTCAACCTGGGGCACGGGGTGCTGCCGACGACGGATCCGGACGCGTTGACGCGGCTGGTGGAGTACGTCCACGAGTCGACGACGCGGTAG